CTACGCGGGTGGATGCGGCGCAGATACGTGCTATCCCTCGGATCATTATGCCGTGGAGCTCGATTTCCATTCGCTCTTGCCGGAAACCTACGTCGATTTTCGCTTGCCGGACCTCATCTGCGAGCTAGGCACGGAACCCTTTCCATTCAATACCGTGGAAGAAGCGGCTCAGGCGGTGAAGGAGAGCGGTAAGGTCATCTTGCGGAATACCTCCACCAGCCAGGCTATTCTTCTGAAGCCCACGCGCGGGCCGATCACGCTGACCTCGGTTGGAGGACCATCGATTCTTGGCAAGTGAGAGAGAGCTAAGGATTACCGATCAGAACCAAGAGAGACTATTGAACCGCGATGGACGCAAAGGACGCGATGTCCGATACCGGAGAAGGACAAAGTTGATCGAAGCCCATCGAATTAAATTCGGAGTGGAGATCTCACCCCGGGTCCCACATTCCGTCCTTCGCGTAAGTCCATTGCGGTTTAAATTTCGGCTCTCTTTCCTTCGTGGCTTCGTGGCTTTGTGTGATGCATTCGGACGCCCCCTCCCACGCCCTCGATGGGCCGACACAGCCCACACTACAATGTAACGTCGTCCGTGTCGGACGATTCCCCAGCCCCCGAGCGCAGCGGGTGATTCCTCTCCCTCAGTTCCACCCGAATTCTTTCAGATCCATCCTCCATTCGCGCCCGTCGGTGACATAAAGACGATGATCCTGCTCCGCATAGCGGACATCCTCCAATCGCACGCTGGGTGGAAGCACGTTGATGATCAGCTCGCCGTCGGTCAGGGAAATCAACCGAACCCTTCTATCCGGGCGTTTGACGAACTCGTGGGTACGCGGATCATCCACCACAAACGCGTAACCGGAGGCACGAACGACGCAGTCCTTGACACACTCCACTTCACCAACGAAGTGCCGCTTCATATCCCGCTCGAACCGGTGAATCACGTGGATCAGCTCACCGGGCTTGATGATGTTCTTCTGCATAATTCAATAGGTTCAGATCGTTTGTTGAAACCCTACCTCCCTCTCCGCTGCTGAGGCAGGGCGCACAAAACCATAGTAGGAGGGCTGAGGACTGCGGACTATGACACGTTTCCGAACGGACTCTTCGGTTTATCCGAAGAAATCGGAGCAGAAGCCGGAACCCCATCCGATCGAACAACTTCAGCTGGGCCCTTAGAATTCTCCAGCAACACACTAACGTCGGCCCTTGAATTCTTAATAGGATGTAAGAGCTGCATCGATGGGCAGAATCGCCCCGAGCCGTGGCACCCAAGAAACTTGAGCCCATACTCAACCATTTTCGGCTACCCTGGACGGTTCCGACAGTTACAATAATCTCACCACGCATGAACCAGCATTTCAACTCAGACCGGTTTCCCCGCTCCTCAGCCTATAACCCAGACTGGATAGCCGCAGCCGCCAGCGGTGGAGCCAACTCCCTTTGGCTGACGGAATGGCTTGCGGCTAAAATGGATCTGAAACCCGGCATGCGCGTTCTCGACCTGGGTTGCGGAAGAGCGGCGTCCTCTGTGTTCCTCCAACGCGAGTTTGGCGTGCAGGTTTGGGCGACCGATCTGTGGTTCGACGCCTCAGAGAACCTCCAGCGAATCCGGGATGCGGGCGCCGAACACTCGGTCTTCCCCATACACGCTGATGCGCGCTCCCTCCCCTTCGCCCGCGAGTTTTTCGACGCGGTGGTGTCGATTGATTCCTTTTCCTATTATGGAACGGATGATCTCTTTCTGAGCAACCTCGCCCGCTTCGTCAAGCCAGGCGGACAGCTGGGAATGGCCGGTGCCGGGCTGATGCAGGAGATCACCGGTTCCGTCCCCGAGCATCTTCGAGAGTGGTGGGAGCCGGGCCTGTGGTGCCATCATTCGGCAGGCTGGTGGAGACGCCACTGGGAGCGGTCCGGAATCGTGGACGTGCAAGTGGCGGATCACCTGCCGGAAGGCAGCCAAATGTGGCTGCATTGGCAGAGGAAGATTTGCCCGGAGAACACGACCGAAATCCGGGCCTTGGAAGCCGATGCCGGACGTTACCTCGGCTACGTCCGCATGGTCGGCCGAAGGCGGCCGGATCAGAAGCTGGAGGAGCCGATTGTTTCGATTCCAACCCAGTATGTATCCAAGCGGCTGCTGAGGGACTGAAGCCTACCGCACTCGGCCGCGAGTTGAACCGTAGCCTTGCTGCTGTTGCACTCCCCAAGAAGAGTCAGGGTTTGCGCTCAATGAGAGCTAGAGGTTGAAGAATCACGGAAAGCCAGCCCGTGGAGTAGGTCTCATAACCAGGGGAGAGCGCATGGGCAATGAGGTGCGGACAGCCTCGATAATCGGCCACGTGGTAACCCTTCGACTTGCTGAACAGGACAGCCAGATCCGGGAGCACGAGTTTCTCCACCGTCAGTTGGTTCTCCGTATCGGCGAGCATGAGCCCCTGGTCATCCACCAAACAAACCCGCGTTTGGCCGCGCTCAAGGCTGCTCAGTTGAGTGGCATTCACGACTGTCTGCGCCAGCCCCTCCCAGTTGAACACGATTCCCAGCACACCGATTTTCTTCCCCTGAACGTCTCCGCGTTCACGGATGGCGCACGAATACACTAAGACAAATTTTCCATCCGCCAGGCTGGGCTCCCGATGGACCGACTGAAACCCGAACTCAGAGCCATCCTTCGTCGCCAACGCCATTTGAAACCAAACGGAACTCGACTGATTCGAGCCTATGGAATGATACTGGGGATCTCTTCCGCTGGCGACGACTGAACCTTTGAGATCGCACACGACGAGATCGTAGTAAACCGTGTAAGAATCGAGGATAGTCCTGAGCCGTTTGCAGGCGTTGTCACGAACCGGGCGATCCGCGCGCGTCAGCGCATCCACTATGCTGCTGTCCGTTGCCCACCAACGCACATCACACGACCGTTCGTAAAGGTTTCGATCGACCAGTTCGATGTTGGTGAGCGCGAGATCGGAAAGGCGAGTGCCTTGTATGCTCAGGCCTATCCCATCAACAGTGCTCGCCATTTCAGTGATGCACCGAGAAGCGCGCTCCCCCATGATTCTCGCGGTCCCAGCCGTTCGTTCGGAGAGACGCACCATTTCTCCCGCCACGATTGAAAAGGCCTGTCCGCTGTTGCCCGCGCGGGTGGCTTCGATCTGCGCGTTGAAGGACAGCAGTCTGGTCTGCAAATTGATCTCCTGGATGTCCTTGAGCGTGCGCTGCAGCTGATGCTTCAACGAGCTGGTGAGGTCACGGATGTGCGCAAGACTCGAGGCGATGCCGTTCCCGACCTCCTGCGATTCGGATACATCCGCCGACTTGGTCTTCGTTTCCTCCGCAAAGGTCGATTGGTTTGAGAGGTTCTTGCTCATACGTCAAAAATCAACAGAGTGTCCAAATGGCGCTCCGCCCCACGAAAGAGAATCGACCTCAGGTTGCACCGGGACACCGGACAAGTTTTCACAGAAATCAT
This window of the Verrucomicrobiales bacterium genome carries:
- a CDS encoding class I SAM-dependent methyltransferase — its product is MNQHFNSDRFPRSSAYNPDWIAAAASGGANSLWLTEWLAAKMDLKPGMRVLDLGCGRAASSVFLQREFGVQVWATDLWFDASENLQRIRDAGAEHSVFPIHADARSLPFAREFFDAVVSIDSFSYYGTDDLFLSNLARFVKPGGQLGMAGAGLMQEITGSVPEHLREWWEPGLWCHHSAGWWRRHWERSGIVDVQVADHLPEGSQMWLHWQRKICPENTTEIRALEADAGRYLGYVRMVGRRRPDQKLEEPIVSIPTQYVSKRLLRD